The candidate division WOR-3 bacterium genome contains a region encoding:
- a CDS encoding 4Fe-4S dicluster domain-containing protein produces the protein MNNQISIERKKKRPYVVIECPEKIPCDPCVDACPQGAITIKGSIIELPEVDYEKCNGCLLCIPKCPGLAIFVIDERPEEYSIIYIPYELLPIPKQGDKAIGLDRDGKEKCEVEIVKVLQSPKFNHCAIIGISVPKGLEHEVRFFELRRK, from the coding sequence ATGAATAATCAAATTTCAATTGAGAGGAAAAAAAAGAGACCTTATGTGGTCATTGAATGTCCGGAAAAGATACCTTGCGACCCCTGTGTGGATGCCTGTCCACAAGGTGCTATCACAATAAAGGGTAGTATAATTGAGTTGCCCGAAGTGGATTATGAAAAATGCAATGGCTGTTTATTATGTATTCCAAAATGCCCTGGACTGGCGATTTTTGTAATTGATGAAAGACCCGAAGAATATTCAATTATATATATACCATATGAATTATTGCCGATACCTAAACAGGGTGATAAGGCAATAGGTCTTGATCGTGATGGTAAAGAAAAGTGCGAGGTGGAAATAGTGAAGGTTTTGCAATCACCAAAATTTAACCATTGCGCAATTATTGGCATTTCTGTGCCTAAGGGTCTGGAGCATGAAGTAAGATTTTTTGAATTAAGAAGAAAGTAA
- a CDS encoding radical SAM protein, with amino-acid sequence MQNFGFQWHITNYCNLRCYHCYQDDFSRDEDLKINENKKILLKITERLKGGKITINITGGEPLLYKDIFKLLDTINEIDNIKTFNIITNGLLLNKDNIERLNCMKKLREIKISLEGGDPESNDKIRGKGVFDRVIMNVESLHRISNKEIILMFTLGSYNYRNLNRMLQLAKSLKVNGVIVERFVPWGKGLLLKAQYLKRDEWFVVIDDIIRFVNLDYSPKELIQYKAFHIILKNPSELKGALCNLGEESMALMPNGDVFPCRRFPTKIGNLLQDDFGEILLRLKILKNNIRENLKGKCRDCVIEGCFGCRALAYALNNDFYTEDPQCFL; translated from the coding sequence ATGCAAAATTTTGGGTTCCAATGGCATATAACTAACTATTGTAATCTTCGCTGTTATCATTGCTATCAGGACGACTTCTCGCGCGATGAAGACCTTAAAATTAATGAAAATAAGAAAATTCTATTAAAGATAACAGAAAGACTAAAAGGTGGGAAGATAACGATAAATATAACCGGTGGTGAGCCGCTTCTATATAAGGATATCTTTAAACTTCTTGATACGATTAATGAAATTGATAATATAAAGACCTTCAATATAATTACCAACGGGTTGTTATTGAATAAAGATAATATCGAAAGACTAAATTGTATGAAAAAATTAAGAGAGATAAAAATTTCGCTTGAAGGAGGCGACCCGGAATCCAATGATAAAATAAGGGGCAAAGGGGTATTTGACAGGGTTATTATGAATGTTGAAAGTCTCCATCGTATCTCAAACAAAGAAATCATTTTAATGTTTACCCTGGGAAGTTACAATTATCGGAATTTAAATAGAATGCTTCAACTCGCAAAGAGTTTAAAGGTTAATGGCGTAATTGTTGAAAGATTTGTTCCTTGGGGTAAAGGATTGCTATTAAAAGCTCAATATTTGAAAAGAGATGAATGGTTCGTTGTGATAGATGATATAATAAGATTTGTCAATCTTGACTACAGTCCAAAAGAACTAATTCAATACAAGGCGTTTCACATAATCCTAAAGAACCCCAGCGAATTAAAGGGTGCTTTGTGTAATCTTGGTGAAGAATCAATGGCATTGATGCCAAATGGAGATGTATTTCCCTGTAGAAGATTTCCCACAAAAATTGGTAATTTATTGCAGGATGATTTTGGCGAAATATTGTTGAGATTGAAAATTCTCAAGAATAACATTAGAGAGAATCTTAAAGGTAAATGTAGAGATTGTGTAATTGAAGGATGTTTTGGCTGTCGTGCACTGGCTTATGCATTAAATAATGATTTTTATACCGAAGACCCGCAATGTTTTTTATAA
- a CDS encoding sensor domain-containing diguanylate cyclase yields MQYIITGAVLLIAGLVIFIIVIFQRMQKKNEVLSQIAILTDELDRQKQENIGLRNELREIISQDNILFSSIIRLTSRLEPIEIARETVGFLNNYLNAPKIALFFLDEKEKRLNPVAHHGLHENWIPKLVYDVGEGRVGVTAEKRIPLSPNESEVLRIKEPYPFYVPDICYPLVYQNRLFGVIAFNREQPLDEREKNVVGVVVRIASTALQNTLSMAIMRDLASIDPLTKLYNIGFFRDKLAEELNRAKRFQHNLSVAIIDLDNFKYFNDTFGHQAGDQLLIRLANIFSKYFRDTDLVARYGGDEFIVMFPETKKEEAAKMVATLLSNFRMYDFSQGEKKIAFSAGIATYPDDGLTPSDLIKNADKALYEAKSAGRSRVMMFYHKVEKI; encoded by the coding sequence ATGCAATACATAATCACTGGTGCTGTTCTGTTGATTGCCGGTTTGGTCATATTCATTATAGTTATTTTCCAGAGAATGCAGAAAAAAAACGAAGTTTTATCCCAGATTGCAATTCTCACTGATGAACTGGACCGACAGAAACAAGAAAATATCGGACTGAGAAATGAATTGCGTGAAATTATTTCTCAGGATAATATTCTTTTCTCTTCAATTATAAGGCTGACATCAAGATTAGAACCCATTGAAATTGCACGAGAAACCGTTGGTTTTTTAAACAACTACCTGAATGCCCCAAAGATTGCACTATTTTTCCTTGACGAAAAAGAAAAAAGGCTAAACCCGGTTGCCCATCATGGTTTACATGAGAATTGGATTCCCAAACTCGTCTATGATGTTGGTGAAGGCCGAGTGGGTGTGACTGCAGAAAAAAGAATACCGTTAAGTCCAAATGAATCCGAAGTTTTGAGGATTAAAGAACCTTATCCTTTCTATGTCCCCGATATATGCTACCCACTTGTCTATCAAAACAGACTATTTGGTGTAATTGCATTCAACCGCGAACAGCCTCTTGATGAAAGAGAAAAGAATGTGGTCGGCGTGGTCGTAAGAATTGCATCAACTGCCCTCCAGAATACCTTAAGTATGGCAATTATGCGCGACCTTGCATCAATCGACCCACTAACAAAATTATATAACATTGGATTTTTCAGAGATAAACTTGCTGAGGAATTGAATCGTGCAAAGAGATTCCAGCACAATCTTTCAGTTGCAATCATTGACCTTGATAATTTTAAGTATTTTAATGATACATTCGGGCATCAGGCTGGAGATCAACTTTTAATCCGCCTTGCTAATATCTTCAGCAAATATTTCCGCGATACCGACCTTGTTGCAAGATATGGTGGAGACGAATTTATTGTGATGTTTCCTGAAACAAAAAAAGAAGAAGCAGCAAAGATGGTTGCTACTCTATTAAGTAATTTCCGAATGTATGATTTTTCACAGGGAGAGAAAAAAATTGCATTTTCCGCAGGTATTGCAACATATCCTGATGATGGTTTGACACCGTCTGATTTGATAAAGAATGCAGACAAGGCGCTCTATGAAGCAAAGAGTGCGGGTCGCAGCCGGGTTATGATGTTCTACCACAAAGTTGAAAAAATCTAA